One stretch of Oncorhynchus tshawytscha isolate Ot180627B linkage group LG21, Otsh_v2.0, whole genome shotgun sequence DNA includes these proteins:
- the LOC112220529 gene encoding smoothelin: MQLSGLLDCADVTSSISGTCVVLQKLDKQTKEVHQTMDDVSLHQEDSGNDATANQIEDNNNNQTEREAPVQECDPPKREHLAEDTVEGHRVKSGANRAKTPEQATGASIENIEESQPVTDANEVNGEEACKGEEGPCHGADTGETEDPKLVKGEGESEMEEHKNGKGQEVVKNGEIEKKKEELKEDKEKGGEKIMPRKGKIEKGKERKGRGKTEKAGKGRGKGVAGNGEAGKGVAGKGDGEAVKGEGGEAEAEEGKAPENKSKPVKEKEGAGGGKVKEKSKEVEKQGKTKRKSVLNPTASTPSSAAPSVIRPRNSARSARMSRKNDIIAKFQQNAPETPVVRNFKLQRSSMAVASGASIKQKVLSWCANKTRNYEGVSIENFSSSWCDGLAFCALIHRFFPDAFDFSALNASEREKNFTLAFNTAETMADCYPLLEVGDMLLMGNRPDPMCVFTYVQALCHHLSKIEKEKKDKEEKEKKDTAEEKKSEKMTGGEVETTTEKKEEESVGGENKGKDGKEKESEESSAVEGEKEKEEREVVVSVEG, from the exons ATGCAGCTGTCCGGGCTGTTGGACTGTGCCGATGTCACTAGCTCTATTTCTGGAACCTGTGTTGTTCTGCAG AAGTTGGACAAACAGACAAAGGAAGTCCATCAAACCATGGACGATGTATCACTCCACCAGGAGGATTCTGGGAACGATGCAACAGCCAACCAGAtagaggacaacaacaacaatcag acagagagagaagctccAGTCCAGGAGTGTGACCCCCCGAAGAGAGAGCACCTGGCGGAGGACACAGTGGAAGGTCATAGGGTCAAGTCAGGGGCTAATAGGGCGAAAACTCCAGAACAGGCAACAGGGGCTAGCATTGAAAACATAGAGGAGTCTCAGCCTGTAACCGACGCCAATGAGGTTAATGGTGAAGAGGCTTGTAAGGGTGAGGAAGGGCCGTGTCATGGTGCAGACACCGGAGAAACAGAAGACCCCAAATTGgtgaaaggagagggggaaagtgaGATGGAGGAGCACAAGAATGGAAAGGGGCAAGAGGTGGTCAAGAATGGAGAGattgagaaaaagaaagaggagcTGAAAGAGGACAAAGAGAAGGGGGGGGAGAAAATAATGCCAAGAAAGGGGAAAATAgaaaagggaaaggagaggaagggaagaggaaagACAGAAAAGGCAGGGAAGGGAAG agggaagggagtggcagggaatggagaggcagggaagggagtggcagggaagggagatggagaggcagtgaagggagagggaggggaggcagaggcagaggaagGGAAGGCACCAGAGAACAAGAGCAAACCAGTAAAAGAAAAGGAAGGGGCGGGAGGAGGAAAGGTTAAAGAGAAAAGCAAGGAGGTGGAGAAGCAAGGGAAGACCAAAAGAAAGAGTGTCTTGAATCCCACCGCCTCTACCCCATCCTCTGCAGCCCCCTCTGTAATCCGACCCCGGAACTCTGCCCGCTCTGCCCGGATGTCTAGAAAAAATGACATCATAGCAAAGTTCCAGCAAAATGCACCTGA GACACCAGTTGTCCGCAACTTCAAACTTCAGAGATCATCTATGGCTGTGGCAAGTGGGGCATCAATCAAACAGAAAGTGCTTTCATGGTGTGCCAACAAAACACGCAACTATGAG GGCGTTTCCATAGAGAACTTCTCATCTTCATGGTGTGATGGGCTGGCGTTCTGTGCACTCATCCATCGCTTCTTCCCAGATGCTTTTGACTTCTCAGCCCTGAACgcatctgagagagagaagaacttcACCCTGGCCTTCAACACAGCAGA gaccatGGCTGACTGCTACCCCCTGTTGGAGGTTGGTGATATGCTTCTGATGGGGAACAGACCAGATCCTATGTGTGTGTTCACCTATGTCCAGGCTCTCTGTCATCACCTCTCCAaaatagagaaggagaagaaggacaagGAAGAAAAGGAGAAGAAGGACACAGCAGAGGAAAAGAAGAGTGAAAAGATGACCGGCGGAGAGGTAGAAACCACtacagagaagaaagaggaggagagtgtgGGAGGGGAGAACAAAGGAAAagatgggaaagagaaagagagcgaggagagctcagcggtggagggagagaaagagaaagaggaaagagaagttGTAGTGTCAGTTGAAGGGTAG